From Deinococcus sp. LM3:
AGGGACCTCCCGCGTACCTCGTTGACGGTGGTTACTTGCTGGTCGTGGGCGTATCTTTGGGGGCCTTCTCCGACCTGGCAGTTCCGGACTTCTGATCGGCTTTCGAGCTGGTGTTTGACGTGGCTTTCCGCTTGGGTTTCGGCTTGGGTTTGCGGGCGGATGCGGCGGCCGTGACGGTGCGTTCCGGCAGATTCTGCGTGGCCGCCATGCGGCGGATCGCAGCCAGTCGCGCGAAGTCCAGTTCACCCTTCATGATCTGCTCCTCGGTGACCTGCACAGGGCCGCCGCCACGGATCAGGGCGTAGGTACTTTCAGTGGTCTGCTGAGCCAGCCAGGCGTGAACCTGCGGCGTGTCCAGAATCAGTTCCTCATGGCCTTCGAAATCGAGTTCCTCGCCGTTCGCGTCGACGTACGGGAGGCTGAATTCTTCGATGATCGTGGCGGCCTGAATGACGCCTTCGTGAATGGCGCGGCTGAACTCCGTGATGGGTTTCAGGCGCTGCTGGGTGGGGATGGCGCCGAGCAGCTCACTCCAGCGGACGAGCGTAGGCGTGACAGGCGGCGGAGCGTCACCGGACGCGGGGCTGGGTGGCGCGCCGAGTTGATCGAGTGCGGACGCGATCTCGCCGGGCTGGAAGTCTGGGCCGGTGGGGGGTTCCTGGAGAGGGGTATGGGACATAGTGGTGACCTCCTTTGACGTTTGGGAGCCATCTGGCGCCTTGGTCTCAGTGTGTGTGCACGTTGGGTTTATGAGTTCTAAGTTAAGATTTTTATAACACCACGCCCAATTGGGAATCCCCTATTCAGGCCACCTCATCAGACAGGCGACGTCACGTGCAGGACAACCTAAAACCCTCCGCCAGCGCCGGGCAAATGCACCTCGTACGGATTCCGTTTGTTTCGCCAACAATCCGGAACTTCACCGGATTGCCGGCTTCACTTCCGGAACCCGTTTTTCTCCCACTCGCTTCGCTCGGATTGGACGGGCTTTGCAGCCCATTCAATCGGAGTCGGTATCAGACAAGCGTTGCAGCCGCTATTGGTCACAGACACACAGCGAACCGGTCAGGATCAGTCGTCCGCCACCTGCTGGGGGGTGAAGGTGTACTTGACGTGGCTGGTGCTGAACTTCGCGATTCTCATGCTCTCGCCACTGTCGAGGTAGACGGTCGGGCCGTCGATACGCTCAATGCGGACCAGGGTGCCGCTCGCCTTGTGCCGCCAGATCTTCCCGGCCGCCAGGGCGCCCTCGGCCTCGATGGCCGCGTCGACCGGCGCGTCCGCCTGGACCGGGGCGGGGCGGGCACCTTCATTCTTCACGTCGTACGCGTGACCCAGGGCCGGCTGCGGGGTCGGGGATCTCTGGCCGGAGAGGGCCTCGGCCGTGAAGGCCTTGCCGAGCAGGCGGTCCAGGGCGTAGTACCCGGCGTTCGGCATGCCGCCGGGAATGCGGGGGGCGTCGTGCGACGCGGCCTTCGCGGCGCGGTCCAGTTCGGCGTCCGTCAGGCGGGGCAGCAGATGGCGGTGCGTGCCGGGCAGGGCCAGCTGCTCACGCAGGTGCCCGAGGCGCTTGGCGCTGCTGGCCTGCATCAGGGCCCGCAGGACCTTCAGGCCCTCCGGATCCCGGGGGGGCCGCGCCTGCAGGTCCGCGAGTGGAATGGGTTCCAGAGCCAGGATCGCCCAGCCCTGGGCACCGGGGTTTTCCACAGGGGCCGCGGCGGCCGGCGGAACATCTTCAACACCTTCGGCTGTGCCTGATTCCCCGCCTTCCATGCCAGACCCGACCAGTTGATCCAGGAGCAGGTCCTCGCCCTCTTCGGCGTCCGTGTCTTCAGGCAGGCCTTCAGTGGTTCCGCCGTCAGGCGAAAAGTCATCATCCTGCGCCCTGACTGACTCAATCCAGTCAGGAATGATGGATGATTTTTTCTCTGTCTGAATCTCTGTCGGCTTCTCGGCAGGCATCTGTGCTGGAGTCTCTGTATATGTAATTGTCAAATCGGTAATTCCGTTATTACCGTCCCGGTAATCCGGTCTTTGACCGTTTGGTAATTCCGTTATTACCCTTTTGGTAGTTTGGTTATTATCAAAAGAGTAATAACCAGCTGCTCCGACTCCAGTTTCGCCGGCAGAGTTGGCCAGTTGAGCATCAACCTCATCAGAGGCTCTGGCGGCCTCATCAACCTGCGCTTTGCGACGGTTCCCAGAGGTGGGCTTGCTGCCCTTCTTGTGGATCAGTTCGCGCCTCGCTTTTGGCCTCACTCGGCCCGCTTGGCGTTCTTGCAGCGGCATCTGAAGTATCTGCTTCCACAATTCAGCGAATCGGTCCTCATTAATGCTGAAGTGGACGGTGGGGACCCCCGCATATTTTTTGATTTTGAGCGTCACGATACCAAGGCTCTCCAAAGTCCGACGAGCACCAACCGCCTCCTTAGCTGTCAAACGGATCTCGGACCACCAAGCCTTGTCAGATTTCGCCAGCCAGAGCCGCCCCTCGTGCGATATCGTCAATCGGGTGTCATTGTCACCCCGATTCTTCCGGGGCAGCCGCCAATACATTATCTGGCTGAGCATCAATCCGGCTTTAAGGTCGCCCGCCATGTCGACGTAAAGCCTCTTAAAATCGATAGCATCATTCGTTGTGCGCTCCCAAGCTACGTAGGCTTGGAAGTCGGCAGTTGGTTCTATCGTGCTCACAGTTTGTTCCCTGGTGTGTGGCGGGTGGCAGCATCCACTGGTTCTGTGTTGAGCAGTGCCAGCAGAGTGCGTAGCCGAAGCAGCCGCCAGCTGCTATGTGAGCGGTCATGTATGTGACGAGCCCCCACCGGACGGGGTTCTACATGGTTATTCGCGGGCTCTGCTTTTTGCGTGAAGGACCACTCCATAAGTTCAGAAAGTGCCGAAAAGCAAATCGTCAAAAATCTCGTCTGGGTGCGGAATAACGACATACGTATATGGTTGTGTGCGATTGGGTTTCAAGACAATTCTGAGTCAAGTAGGCTATAAAATTCCGTCCCTAAATATCGGACAGCTCCTGGCTCACATTGTCTTTTCCTCCGACTCTGCCTGCAAATCCAGGAGACAGGCCGCAATGCGGCTGATCTCACTGACGCGGCTCACATGAGATCCCGTCAACCACATGGGCCAGTCTTTTCAATCAGGCCGGTCAATAAAGAATGTGCCGACTATATCCCGAAACCGTAGATACGGATTGCCCCTCTGCAGGGGAACGCGAGTAGCACAGACCGGTTAGCCAAGAAAAACACTGACAGATTGTGAGCATAGACTCGCGGCTCAGTGTGAATCTGGGCCATGAAGTTGACAATCTCCAAATTTGTCAACGAACTCGATGGAAGCAGCAATACTCGTCAGTACCCACGTGACGCCAAACGGACGGGTTTCCCACGCCTCACGGGCAGCCGCCAACAAGTTGTTCAGCCGGCTGGCGTCTGATCTGCTTCTGCCGCATTCAACGGCATCTGTGTTCCCGAATATCTCTTCTTAACTTCCTCCCTTCAAGAAAAGAAAGTGCAGAGATGCCGACAGTCGAGTCAGGTAGGTTCCTGAACTCTGACATGTGGGCAGAGCAGATCAGAAAGGGTGCGGTTCAGGTGTGCTGATGGGTTTCCAAGTCAAGCGATTCCGGAAGAGCAGTCTCCGCGAGTCCTTCCTGCTGACTTTCGAGAAGCCGATCAGTGTCAGTCTGCGGAACTTCTCGTAGCCACTGCATCTGTTTGCGATTGGCGTGGTCGTGGCAGCTCATCAGATACGGTCGTGACCGCGTTTGTCGGTACATGTTGCTTCACATGAGTGCCCCAAACAGCGCAATCCGAAATCGTGTTTTTTAACGAATAGGAACTTTTTTGGGCTCTTTTTCTGCAGATTCCGGTGAAAAATCGCGAAAACGCTGTTCTGGCGGGCCTTCTAGGGCCACCTGACAGGAAGGATAGGAAAGGGGCTGCGGGATCCGTGGTGTGCAGGAGGGGTGCGGTTCAGGTGTGCTGATGGGTTTCCAAGTCAAGCGATTCCGGAAGAGCAGTCTCCGCGGGCCCTTCCCGCTGACTTTCGGGAAGCCGGTCAGTGTCAGTCTGCGGAACTTCTCGTAGCCACTGCATCTGTTTGCGATTCGCGCGGTCGTGGCAGCTCATCAGATACGATCGTGACCGCGTTTGTCAGTACATGATGCCTCACATGAGTGCCCCAAACAGCGCAATCCGAAGTCGTGTTTTTCGACAAAGATGCACTTTTTTGGGCTCTTTTTCTGCGAATTCCGGTGAAAAATCGCGAAAACGCTGTTCTGGCGGGTCTTCTAGGGCGGCCTTACAGGAAGGCCAGGAAGGGGGCGGCGGGAACTGTGGGGGGGTCTTGGGTGCTGCTTAAGGAAAAGATTGAGTTGACACTAATATTCCTTAGTGTGAAATTTATCTCCTATGGACGGTCAGTTCGCTGCTGAGCCGGCACCCATCCACCGGACTGGAAACGCCTCACCTGAGATGGGCTCCCTTCCGTCCCAGTCAGGTTCGCAGTCCGCTCCACGTCCGAATTGCAGGTCCCACGGGGCCGGCTACAGCGTAAGCAGGATCTCAGCAATCCGTACCCCCATCAGGGGTTTTCCCGAACGAGTGGCATGAGCACTTCACCGGGTGCCGGTCCTCTCTCACCACATTGCCTCCAGATCTTCCATTCGCTGTTCGCGATTCGCGAACAGCGAATATACTGAGACCATGCTCAAACCCCAGGATCTTCTGATTCTCCTCAAGCTCCTTCAGTCGGGGTATACCTCGCACGCGCAGCTTTCAGGAAGCCTGGGCATGAGCTCGTCCGAAGTGCACGCCGGACTCAAACGACTCAAGCAGTCCCGACTCGTCAAGAGCGACGTCTCCCCCATCCGGTCAGCCGTCCGTGAGGTTCTCCGGTACGGTGTCCCCTATTTCCTCCCCGCCGTGCGGGGCGAACTCACCCGCGGCATGCCGACCGCCTACGCCGCGCCACCACTGAACGCCCATATCGCTCAGGGCAGCGACCCGCCCCCCATCTGGCCCGACCCTGAAGGCACCGTCCGTGGTCAAGCCCTGGCCCCCCTCTACCGCTCGGTGCCCTTCGCCGCCCGTCAGGACCCAGCACTCTACGAATGGCTCGCGCTGGTCGATGCCCTGCGGAGCGGAAGCACCCGCGAACGCCAGTTGGCCGGCAAGCTTCTGGACGAGCGCCTGCAGATCCCGGTCGTGTCATGAGCAGCGCAGCGAACATTGAGCGGCTCACCGAGACTGTGCGCCGCCTCGGTCCACTCGCGCAGCAGATGGTCTTCGTCGGCGGCAGTACCACCGCCCTCTTCATCACCGACGCCGCAGCCGCTGACGTGCGCGAAACCCTGGATATCGACGCCATCGTCAAGATCACCCGGGCCGGGTACAACCGGTTGACCGAGTCACTGAACGGGCAGGGCTTCTTCGAGGACACGACTGAAGGCGCACCGATCTGCCGGTTCCGCAACGGCGATCTGATCCTCGATGTGATGCCAACCGACGAGCAGGTGCTGGGCTTCAGTAACCCCTGGTACCTCCCCGCGATGGAGCACGCCGAGACCCTGAACCTGGCGGACGGTCTCCAGGTGCGAACCATCACGGCCCCCTATTTCCTCGCTACCAAACTGGTGGCCTTCGAGGGCCGCGGTGAGGGTGAGTACGGCCTCAGCCATGACATCAGCGACGTCGTCTCTGTCCTTGATGGGCGGCCTGAAGTGGTCGACGAGGTCAGGCAGAGTGACCGTGAGCTCAAGGCGTTTCTGGCTCAGGCGGCCCGCGAACTGCTGGTGACCCCCGCATTTACGGACACCATCTCCTATCACCTGCTGCCCGACCCGGCGAGTCAAGCCCGGGAAGGGCTGATCTTGAAGCGTCTGGAACTTCTTGCAGCAGCCGATCAGCAGGATTCCTGAAAGCTCCTGGGACGCTTCGGGCAACCGCACACCGATGAGGTTGCTGAGCCGTAAGTGCCCTGAGCCCTGATCATCCTGGAATGTTGGGATGAACAAGAGTTGCTCTACATTCAAGTCAGCCATGACCTGCTGGGAGTCCACGTCACATCCAAGGCCAGCCGTACCGGGATCTGGTGTCCAGAACGGCGTGGAAGGGGTTCGGATCAGCAATCCATCAGACAGGAAAGTGAACTTGATTTCGCTCATGACAGAAATCCAGAGGGAAATCATTCTTTCATGCCTACTTTCATGATGCATTGAAAGATAACTTTCAAGCCTGATTGTTGTCTTTCCGTCTGTTGAGACGGCATGATGGCAGGCATGTCAGCCAGAATGTCTCCTGTCGTGATCAGCGCCGTCATGAAGAAGGGCGGTGCCGGGAAAACCTCGACCATCGTGCCCCTGGCCAGTTTCGCTGCGCAGTCCGGGGCCCGCGTGGCCCTGATCGACATGGACAGCACGCCGAGCGCCCATCAGTGGTTCACGGCGGCTGAACTGGGCAGCGAGACGTTCGCCTGTGACCGCATCACGGCGGACGAGCTCGATCCGCTGCTGCGGGATATCCGGGAGAGCAGCGCCTTTGATTTCGTGTTCATCGACACGCCCCCCGGGGATAAGCACGGCATCGTGCAGGCCATGAGTGAGAGTGACCTGGTGCTGATGCCCCTGCACATCGGGTCAGGGGACGTACCCCAGTTGGTCGAGACGTACCACCTGATGCGCCTGCCACTGCGGGCCAATCCGAAGTTGCATCACCTGATCGTCGTGAACCACGCAGGGACGATGCCAGCGGTGACGCGCGACACGATCAGTGCCATCCAGACTGAACTGCCGGACGCACAGATCGCGGCCGCCACCATTCCGTACAGCAAGCAGTACGCCCTGGCAAAAGGCAACCGCCCGGACCGCGTGAAGTGGTGGCATTACGACAAGTTGTGGAAGGAGATTCAGACCCTGCTGCCGCAGGAGGTGCCCGCATGAGCAGCATCCGCAAGATGATGGGGCAGGCCGAACCGCAACCGGAAACCCCTCCGCTGCGCACGGCGCCCCAGACACCAGAGCTGAAAGAACAGCCCACACCACCCATCACTGAAGGGCCGCGCCGGTTGAACCTGCCGCCAGTCGCCCCGCCCGAAGAACGCAAGCCGCTGAGCACCCGCGTGAAACCCAGCTTGAAAAAGGCGCTGGAGGACTACACCAAAGAGATCCGGGACGCGGGGTTCAACGTCACGCAGGAGATGGTACTGGACGTGCTTCTACGTGAGTTGCGGGACAGTGAGGGGTTACGAGAGAAGGTGGCTGCGGTCCTCGTCGCTGAGCAGAAGTGACCAGAGGAGAGGAGGCCCGCCCTTGTCGCCCTTCCCGGTCAATCTTGTCTTAACCAGAGTAGATTTCGTCGGGTACTGAGGAACCGGAGACTACAACTACCCGTTTCCGCGTAACAGATCTTGCATGGATAGCTTAAGTGCAGTAGTCAGTCGCAGGAGAGTTGTGAACTGCGGGTCGTACTGCGCACTTTCGATTTTGCTGATGTGGCTTCGCGAGAGGTTGGCACGGGCGGCAAGTTCTTCCTGACTGTATCCAGAGTTTTGACGTGCCTGCCGGATCTGAGCCGCCATCCACTCCAACGCCTGTTGTTCATGGGCTTGGTAGGTTCGAGGTGTGCGGGCCATTCCACCTACAGTGCAAGAGTTGATCTGACTGTGCCACCTATTATAATATGCATATTATAATAGGTGGCGTGCAGGTGTGACGAATGTTTGGGTAGATCAGGACCAGTCAGGAGGGAAGAGTGAAGTATTTTTGCGGCTACACCCCATGGGACTTCCCAATCGCGCAACTTGACCCCTACGCTCACATGCTCGTCTCGCCGACCACCTATTCGCCAACGTACAGGTACGACTTCCACCCGCCACAGGAGGTCATGCTCGATAGTGGCGCCTTCCATCACGGTCGGCGTAACACGCATCGTCACCGCCTGCGCACCTTGCATGATCAACTCAAAATTGCCGAACAGTACCCAGGGAGCACGGTCACTCTTGCCCACAGTGATGTGCTCTTGCGGCCAGAGGTTGATCCACGCCGGAGTATTCATGAAACCCTCGTGAATGCCGAGTGGTTCATGCGGCAGGACCTGCCGAGTGGGTACCGACGAATGACTGTCGCTCAAGCACGCACTCCTGACGAGATGTACCTCGTGGTTTCTCAACTGGCTCAATTTGAGCCTGAATTGATCGGTATAGGTGGTCTCGCGAATCTCCACCGTACCCACCGCAAACTCCTTCCATTTATGCTCGAAGGAGCGGTGGAGGCCGCCGGCGACCTTCCCCTCCACGCACTCGGCGTCACTGCACAGCACATTCTCCAACGGCTACGCATCAACAACATCTACAGTTGCGACTCTGCCACTGCCATCTGGTGCGCCATCTATGGCAGCGTTGTCTATGCCCGTCCATACCGCCGTTACCGTCTGATCAGCGAGAAATCCAGCAGGCCCGAATCTCCACAGGAAACAGGCTACTACAGCAGTCTGACTCGCCCTCTCGCCTGCACATGTCCAGTGTGCCGAACAGTTCCAGAAGAGTTACTAGGCAGTGACTCGCGCGCTAAATACGCCCGTTACATTCACAACTACTATCACATCAAGCTTGAGATCGAGGGAGAGGGAGAATGGCAGGCAGTTTACTCATCGGCCGAATACCAGTCC
This genomic window contains:
- a CDS encoding ParA family protein translates to MSARMSPVVISAVMKKGGAGKTSTIVPLASFAAQSGARVALIDMDSTPSAHQWFTAAELGSETFACDRITADELDPLLRDIRESSAFDFVFIDTPPGDKHGIVQAMSESDLVLMPLHIGSGDVPQLVETYHLMRLPLRANPKLHHLIVVNHAGTMPAVTRDTISAIQTELPDAQIAAATIPYSKQYALAKGNRPDRVKWWHYDKLWKEIQTLLPQEVPA